Within Winogradskyella helgolandensis, the genomic segment CTTTAACTTCCATACCAAAGAGCAACGGATTCATTGGTCGTTCTTGGTTGTCTCTTATTTCGAAATGCAAATGTGGTCCTCCAGAACCACCAGTGTTTCCTGAGAACGCAATTACTTCGTCTGGTTGAATGAGTAGTTCTTTATTATGTGGAAATACCTCTACTTCATAACTTTCTTTATCGTATTGACATTGCTTAATATACGCCTCTAAACGATCAGAGAATTTTTGAAGGTGACCATAAACTGTAGTATAGCCATTTGGATGCGTAATGTAAATCGCTTTTCCGTAACCAAAATGAGAAATTTTAATCCTACTGATATAACCTTCTGCAGCTGCATACACCCTTAAACCTTGTTTTTGTTGCGTTTTAATATCTAGTCCACCATGAAAATGAGTAGAGCGTAATTCTCCAAACGTACCAGAAAGGACTAAAGAAATATCTAAAGGATGTCTAAAATAATCTTGAGGGTATTCCGATTGCCCATAAATAGAGCACGATATTAAAAAAAAGAGAAAAAAATGTTTCATAAAATCAACTATTATAGCGAAAATATCAATTTGATTACGATTTGCAAATTATAAAATCGTAATATTTTTATTAACGGTTTAATTCACTTGAACTTATAATAATAAAAAATAAATGTAAAAGAATTGTATTTTTTCATCAGGTATGTTAACTTTGTTTCAATAGTATTGAATTGCTTTAATGAGTAAAATAGAAGACATTGTTGATGCGTTAGAGAATAAAATCAGTAAGATTTTACATAAGCAAGAGGTTTTAAAACAAACCAACGCTAAACTCTCAGAACAATTAGAACAACAGCAACAAAGGCTTTTAGAGCAGCAAGATGAAATTTCTACTTGGGTAGAAAAACATGATACGCTCAAAATGGCAAATTCAATGCTTGGTAGTGACGAAAATAAACGAGAAACGAAACTCAAAATAAATGCACTTATTAGAGATATAGACCACTGTATAGGTCAATTATCAGAATAATATTGTAAATTTAGATTATAATGTCAGAACAATTAAAAATTAAACTTTCTATTGCCAATAGAGTTTATCCGTTAACGATAAACCCAAGTCAGGAAGAAGGTTTACGTAAGGCCACAAAAAAAATTGAGGCTATGATTGGACAATTTGAGCAGAATTACTCTGTAAGAGATAAGCAAGATGTTTTGGCGATGTGTGCCTTGCAATTTGCGGCTCAAGTAGAGCAAAAGTCAATAGATAAAGAGTATGTAAATGAAGAAGTTCAGGAAAAGTTAGTCGCTTTAAACGAACTTTTAAATCAGCATATTTAACTCGTACGTTCTTTAAAATAAATAAGGTTACTGCCTACATTAGTTACATTTTTTGATAAACTCAACGATCAATTCTTTAAAAAGGGTGAGTTTAAGTTGTAAAATCGTGCTGTTAGTACTGAACTTGTTTCAGTGTCTTAGACAGATTTTTGATCAGCTTGTTAGCCCTAAACTTGTTTTAAGGAGTTTATACAAAACCGATAACTGATGTAGGCTTTTTTTATACACTAAAACTAAATAACAAACATGGACACTAACACAATTTTATATATTGTTGGAGGAGTAATATTAGGAGTAATACTAGGATATATAATCGCTAAAGCTTTAGAAAAAGGAAAGGCTTCAAAACTAATTGCAAATGCAGAAATTGAATCGAAATCTATTTTAAAACAAGCAAAATCAGATGGAGAATCGCTTAAAAAAGATAAAATACTACAGGCTAAAGAAAAATTTATTGAGTTAAAATCAGAACATGAAAAAGTGATTTTATCTCGTGATAAAAAAATGGCTGAAGCTGAAAAGCGCATTAGAGATAAGGAGTCTCAAGTTTCTAGTGAACTTTCCAACTCTAAGAAAGCAAATCAATCTTTAGATTCTAAAATTAAGGATTACGATTTCAGATTAGAATTCTTGGAAAAGAAACAAGAGGAAATTGAAAAAGCACATAAAAACCAAATTAAACAGTTAGAAGTTATTTCTTCATTATCAGCAGAAGAAGCTAAAAGTCAATTGGTAGAATCACTAAAAGAAGAGGCTAAGACTGATGCTTTGGTGTTTATTCAAAATCACTTAGAAGAAGCGAAGTTAACGGCACAGCAAGAAGCTAAAAAGATCATTATAAATACCATTCAGCGCATTGGAACAGAAGAAGCTGTTGACAATTGTGTGTCTGTATTTAACATAGAATCTGATGATGTTAAAGGTAGAATTATTGGTAGAGAAGGTCGAAACATTAGAGCTATTGAAGCAGCAACAGGTGTTGAGATTATTGTAGATGATACTCCAGAAGCAATTATCTTATCTTGTTTTGATTCTGTAAGACGTGAAATTGCTCGTTTATCGTTACACAAATTAGTAACGGATGGTAGAATACATCCTGCTAGAATTGAAGAAATTGTAAGAAAGACTGAGAAACAAATTGAACAAGAAATTATAGAAGTTGGTAAACGTACGGTTA encodes:
- a CDS encoding cell division protein ZapA, whose translation is MSEQLKIKLSIANRVYPLTINPSQEEGLRKATKKIEAMIGQFEQNYSVRDKQDVLAMCALQFAAQVEQKSIDKEYVNEEVQEKLVALNELLNQHI
- the rny gene encoding ribonuclease Y, producing the protein MDTNTILYIVGGVILGVILGYIIAKALEKGKASKLIANAEIESKSILKQAKSDGESLKKDKILQAKEKFIELKSEHEKVILSRDKKMAEAEKRIRDKESQVSSELSNSKKANQSLDSKIKDYDFRLEFLEKKQEEIEKAHKNQIKQLEVISSLSAEEAKSQLVESLKEEAKTDALVFIQNHLEEAKLTAQQEAKKIIINTIQRIGTEEAVDNCVSVFNIESDDVKGRIIGREGRNIRAIEAATGVEIIVDDTPEAIILSCFDSVRREIARLSLHKLVTDGRIHPARIEEIVRKTEKQIEQEIIEVGKRTVIDLGIHGLHPELIKMVGRMKYRSSYGQNLLQHSREVAKLCGVMAAELGLNPKLAKRAGLLHDIGKVPSSETDVETPHAILGMQWAEKHGEKPEVCNAIGAHHDEIEMTTLLAPIIQVCDAISGARPGARRQVLDSYIQRLKDLEDVAFGFTGVKKAYAIQAGRELRVIVESEKVTDERAAGLSFEISQKIQTDMTYPGQVKVTVIRETRAVNIAK